The proteins below come from a single Dasypus novemcinctus isolate mDasNov1 chromosome 22, mDasNov1.1.hap2, whole genome shotgun sequence genomic window:
- the LOC101422917 gene encoding patr class I histocompatibility antigen, A-126 alpha chain-like codes for MAPGTLLLLLSGALALTPTRAGPHSLRYFQTSVSRPERGDPHYITVGYVDDTQFVRFDSDAESRGMEPRAPWVEQEGPEYWERETRISKGNAQFYRRSLSNLRGYYNQSAAGSHTLQSMSGCDVGPDGRLLRGYRQYAYDGADYIALNEDLRSWTAADTAAQITQRKWEEGGVAEQRRAYLEGQCVEYLQRHLESGKETLLRTDPPSSHVTRHPIPDRGVTLRCWALGFYPAEITLTWQRDGEDQTQDMEFVETRPAGDGTFQKWAAVVVPSGEEERYTCHVQHEGLPEPLTLRWEPPSQPPILIVGIVAALVILGVSVVAAVLMWRRKSSGGTGGSYAQAASSDSAQGSDVSLEASKA; via the exons ATGGCGCCGGGGAccctcctcctgctgctctcGGGGGCCCTGGCCCTGACCCCGACCCGGGCGG GCCCCCACTCCCTCAGGTATTTCCAGACCTCCGTGTCGCGGCCCGAGCGCGGGGACCCCCACTACATCACCGTGGGCTACGTGGACGACACGCAGTTCGTGCGGTTCGACAGCGACGCGGAGAGCCGGGGGATGGAGCCGCGGGCGCCGTGGGTGGAGCAGGAGGGGCCCGAGTACTGGGAGCGGGAGACGCGGATCTCCAAGGGCAACGCGCAGTTTTACCGACGGAGCCTGAGCAACCTGCGCGGCTACTACAACCAGAGCGCGGCGG ggtctCACACCCTCCAGAGCATGTCTGGCTGCGACGTGGGCCCCGACGGGCGCCTCCTCCGCGGGTACCGTCAATACGCCTACGACGGCGCCGACTACATCGCCCTCAACGAGGACCTGCGCTCCTGGACGGCGGCGGACACGGCGGCGCAGATCACCCAGCGcaagtgggaggaggggggtgtgGCAGAGCAGCGCAGAGCCTACCTGGAGGGGCAGTGCGTGGAGTACCTGCAGAGACACCTGGAGAGCGGGAAGGAGACGCTGCTGCGCACAG ACCCCCCAAGTTCACACGTGACCCGCCACCCCATCCCTGACCGAGGGGTCACCCtgaggtgctgggccctgggctttTACCCCGCGGAGATCACGCTGACCTGGCAGCGGGACGGGGAGGACCAGACCCAGGACATGGAGTTTGTGGAGACCAGGCCTGCGGGGGACGGAACCTTCCAGAAGTGGGCGGCTGTGGTGGTGCcttctggggaggaagagagatacaCGTGCCACGTGCAGCACGAGGGACTTCCCGAGCCCCTCACCCTGAGATGGG AGCCGCCTTCCCAGCCCCCCATCCTCATCGTGGGAATCGTGGCTGCCCTGGTCATCCTTGGAGTGTCCGTGGTGGCTGCAGTTCTGATGTGGAGGAGGAAGAGCTCAG GTGGAACAGGAGGGAGCTACGCTCAGGCTGCTT CCAGTGACAGTGCCCAGGGCTCTGATGTGTCTCTCGAGGCTTCTAAAG CGTGA